AAGTAGAAGTGCCATTGTTTAATCATTACATATTTGTACAACTAGCAGAAAAAGATAGAAATCTTGTATTCCATTCTCCTGGCGTCGTTCGATTTTTATTTTGGCTTGGAAGACATGCTGTCGTAAAAGATCAAGAAATCGCAACTATTAAAGAATGGCTTAATACTGGAGATACAGCTTCAGAAATATCTGTTATGCAATATCAAATTGGAGACAAGATACATTTAAACTCTGGCCCCTTCTGCGATCAGAATGCAGTTGTCAAAGATATTACAAAAACGCATTATGTATTAATTTTAGAATCTTTAGGATATGTTTTAAAAGTAAAACACAAATAATAAAAAAAGAAAAAAAGAGTTTTAAAGTAATTACATCTAACTTGAAA
This portion of the Flavobacterium panacagri genome encodes:
- a CDS encoding UpxY family transcription antiterminator: MKWYVVYTKPKWEKRAAEQLSKFNINCYCPVIKKVQQRSDRKVKVEVPLFNHYIFVQLAEKDRNLVFHSPGVVRFLFWLGRHAVVKDQEIATIKEWLNTGDTASEISVMQYQIGDKIHLNSGPFCDQNAVVKDITKTHYVLILESLGYVLKVKHK